A section of the Helicobacter jaachi genome encodes:
- a CDS encoding MotE family protein: protein MSLSTKQIAAIFLIAAFLCLACVQSRAADSQLLDCSIIFEARKNEIKAQLDEIDERQQALQVLQNATQVLLDEKERQLKQKEQEIDNKIVIFAKEQEQSKADLEAQNTKNTQALEQKSQEIQQLIKKNEEILSQIKKAKDNKVIQAYKGLKEAKAAAILADMPESEAVDILSQMEVRDITKILGKMDTQKAAAITSQIRAIDPNRLPDSINVNANTEQNTQSAQNTGQNTESKPTDSINTQNEANTQNLDSPNAQDMPDNANDDAQNGQNAPSPNADSQNQNNAMQNPNAL, encoded by the coding sequence ATGAGCCTATCCACAAAACAAATTGCCGCTATATTTTTGATTGCAGCTTTTTTATGCCTTGCGTGTGTGCAAAGTAGGGCTGCAGATTCTCAACTGCTTGATTGTAGCATTATTTTTGAGGCGCGCAAAAATGAGATAAAAGCCCAGCTTGATGAAATTGATGAGCGCCAGCAGGCTTTGCAAGTGCTGCAAAATGCCACGCAAGTGCTGCTTGATGAGAAAGAGCGCCAGTTAAAGCAAAAAGAGCAAGAAATTGATAATAAAATTGTCATCTTTGCCAAGGAGCAGGAGCAATCAAAGGCTGATTTAGAGGCGCAAAATACTAAAAACACCCAAGCCCTAGAGCAAAAAAGCCAAGAAATCCAGCAGCTCATTAAAAAAAATGAGGAGATTCTCTCTCAAATTAAAAAGGCAAAGGATAATAAAGTAATCCAAGCCTACAAAGGGCTAAAGGAGGCAAAAGCCGCAGCCATTTTAGCCGATATGCCAGAATCTGAGGCTGTGGATATTCTCTCACAAATGGAAGTGCGCGATATTACTAAGATTTTGGGTAAAATGGATACGCAAAAGGCTGCTGCTATCACTTCACAAATTCGCGCTATTGACCCAAATCGCCTGCCAGATTCTATAAATGTAAATGCTAACACCGAGCAAAATACACAAAGTGCGCAAAATACAGGGCAGAATACAGAATCTAAGCCTACAGATTCTATAAATACCCAAAATGAGGCAAATACACAGAATCTAGACTCGCCAAATGCGCAAGATATGCCAGATAATGCAAATGATGATGCACAAAATGGGCAAAATGCGCCATCTCCTAACGCAGATTCTCAAAATCAAAATAATGCTATGCAAAATCCCAACGCACTCTAG
- the aroQ gene encoding type II 3-dehydroquinate dehydratase, producing MKILVIQGPNLNILGHREPHIYGTFTLEQIHNNLKSQAQQHNAQLEFFQSNFEGEIIDKLQECIGGEYVGVIINPAAFSHTSIAIADAIASCGVPVIEVHISNIHAREEYRSKSYTGAVSAGVITGFGAFSYHLALMGILQIAAEIEAMKQNQQSEKK from the coding sequence ATGAAAATTTTAGTCATTCAAGGACCAAATCTTAATATCTTAGGACATCGCGAGCCACACATTTATGGGACATTTACATTAGAGCAAATTCATAATAATCTTAAATCCCAAGCCCAACAGCACAATGCACAATTAGAATTTTTTCAAAGTAATTTTGAGGGGGAGATTATTGATAAGCTCCAAGAGTGCATAGGCGGCGAATATGTGGGCGTTATTATCAATCCTGCGGCATTTTCGCACACTTCTATTGCGATTGCTGATGCGATTGCAAGCTGCGGTGTGCCTGTGATTGAAGTGCATATTAGCAATATTCATGCGCGTGAAGAATATCGCTCTAAGAGTTATACTGGCGCGGTGAGCGCGGGCGTTATCACAGGCTTTGGCGCATTTAGCTATCATTTAGCCCTCATGGGTATTTTGCAAATTGCAGCTGAAATTGAAGCAATGAAGCAAAATCAGCAGTCAGAGAAAAAATAG
- the rimM gene encoding ribosome maturation factor RimM (Essential for efficient processing of 16S rRNA) translates to MKQSPLLLVAKVGRLVGVGGALKLHIMSDFPSIFTPHAVFHTKTSLGDLRVHTFNEQRGLITFCGFQSRESAARLVNCELYATLEESRAICTEGEFLWQDIIGTKVFDKQTHNEQECSGQVALLELGEVKDIERIGEIDYLLVATDSKLRAQGLPKQFFVPYIAHFVSSLSPQGIFTHNALSLLEQS, encoded by the coding sequence ATGAAGCAATCTCCTCTCCTTTTGGTTGCTAAAGTGGGGCGATTGGTGGGTGTAGGCGGTGCATTAAAACTGCATATTATGAGTGACTTTCCCTCGATTTTTACCCCTCATGCTGTTTTTCATACTAAAACATCACTTGGGGATTTACGCGTGCATACTTTTAATGAGCAAAGAGGTCTTATTACTTTTTGCGGCTTTCAATCAAGAGAGAGTGCAGCTAGGCTTGTAAATTGCGAGCTTTATGCCACGCTTGAGGAAAGTAGAGCTATATGCACGGAGGGTGAGTTCTTATGGCAGGACATCATAGGCACAAAAGTATTTGATAAGCAAACACACAATGAGCAAGAATGCAGTGGGCAAGTTGCGCTATTAGAGCTAGGGGAGGTTAAGGATATTGAGCGCATAGGTGAGATAGACTATCTGCTTGTAGCTACAGATTCTAAACTTCGCGCACAAGGCTTGCCAAAGCAGTTTTTTGTCCCCTACATTGCGCATTTTGTCTCTTCGCTCTCCCCTCAAGGCATTTTTACCCATAATGCCCTATCACTCCTTGAGCAAAGCTAG
- a CDS encoding flagellar export protein FliJ yields MKTKFSSIVSLRKKDMQACERSILQNENKIASKQTQIGAFQEEFLQLQMPQNGTFYAFRAYEESKNMLLSHIAFAKQELEGLLANKALLQEQYKKCHIEYEKVKFLEKKAQDEMIKRLKRQEALEIDEVALMLYNNAGGRII; encoded by the coding sequence ATGAAAACTAAATTTAGCTCTATCGTGTCGCTGCGTAAAAAAGATATGCAGGCTTGCGAGCGTAGTATTTTGCAAAATGAAAATAAGATTGCGAGTAAGCAAACACAAATTGGAGCTTTTCAAGAGGAATTTTTGCAATTACAAATGCCACAAAATGGCACATTTTATGCTTTTAGGGCTTATGAGGAGAGTAAAAATATGCTCCTTTCTCACATTGCCTTTGCCAAGCAGGAATTAGAGGGACTTTTAGCCAATAAAGCCCTTTTGCAAGAGCAGTATAAAAAATGCCATATTGAGTATGAAAAAGTGAAATTTTTGGAGAAAAAAGCACAAGATGAGATGATAAAGCGACTAAAACGTCAAGAGGCATTAGAAATTGATGAAGTCGCCCTTATGCTTTATAATAATGCAGGAGGCAGGATAATATGA
- the rplS gene encoding 50S ribosomal protein L19 has protein sequence MRNRYIQSFNQAQIADKKVPQFKAGDTLRLGIKIQEGDKSRIQHFEGVCIAIRGNGVDRTFTTRKIGANNIGVEKTFPLYSASLESIEVLRIGRVRRAKLYYLRTRKGKAARIKELRK, from the coding sequence ATGAGAAATCGTTATATTCAAAGCTTTAATCAAGCGCAGATTGCCGATAAGAAAGTCCCGCAATTTAAAGCAGGCGATACACTTCGCTTAGGCATTAAAATCCAAGAGGGCGATAAAAGTAGAATCCAGCATTTTGAGGGCGTATGCATCGCTATCCGTGGCAATGGTGTGGATAGGACATTTACCACTAGAAAAATTGGCGCAAATAATATCGGCGTGGAAAAAACTTTCCCGCTTTATAGCGCGAGCTTGGAGAGTATTGAGGTATTGCGCATAGGGCGTGTAAGGAGGGCAAAACTCTATTATCTACGCACACGCAAGGGCAAGGCTGCGCGCATCAAAGAACTGCGCAAATAA
- a CDS encoding 6-hydroxymethylpterin diphosphokinase MptE-like protein, whose translation MRENLSQICASGDLHLLESYTAKRYAINMDFFSSLNPTLFKELQAPLKQYNLYIDKGINIIDVQSAQFVYPVQNGVHTMIEQNFELARNPLNNKAYTLYTNHLALHKQDEAKIPLSAGICNPMIDMMMRDFNGTNRFHLPSLFLPSVTIFGLLGGMFLQFLIEQGYSFHSLLLFEEDIDLFRISLYFVDYPLLFERVSERSCYIFVKDLLHKEFVQHYFTHRRITNNFLRLELQLYDSPKIKQVQESVAQAYAINSRGWGSFDDEMIGVRNTFSNLGTDSISKYPILHLPKRVNAPICVVGNGASLDALLPFIKQNAKRMIIFSCGTALKPLKNAGIAPDFQIEIERISYLKEVLESAPLGDTTLLCGNMVQPNALSLAKEAYLFMRGGSASAYFGDSKTIIEFAAPYVGNAGFALACLLSEEVIICGLDCGYIEGKTKHASGSFYGDEQSNIPKNAYEVQGNGSKRVYADALFSLSSAMMSRAVNAFKPKVVINLGEGAYIQGTRAVSSEDFTLREIDKSTFIAQLKGFMCADKAKIFSYSGFYEEEINAYKQAILNMLRKGVNGEHRGVANKKELFLRIDSLYALSLKKSASIPFVGVLFEGSISHILHTLMLCALHIPHDDIALFYARSVEMIESGLNKMVMSYKMLVASLQR comes from the coding sequence TTGAGAGAAAATCTAAGCCAAATATGCGCAAGCGGGGATTTACACCTTTTAGAATCTTACACCGCTAAGCGGTATGCTATTAATATGGATTTTTTTTCCTCGCTTAATCCTACACTTTTTAAAGAGCTGCAAGCTCCCTTAAAGCAGTATAATCTTTATATTGACAAAGGCATTAACATTATTGATGTGCAAAGCGCTCAATTTGTCTATCCTGTGCAAAATGGTGTGCATACGATGATTGAGCAAAATTTTGAGCTTGCTAGAAATCCGCTCAATAATAAAGCCTATACGCTTTATACCAATCATTTAGCCCTGCATAAGCAAGATGAAGCAAAAATCCCTTTGAGTGCTGGCATTTGCAATCCTATGATTGATATGATGATGCGCGATTTTAACGGGACTAATCGCTTTCATTTGCCCTCACTTTTTTTGCCTAGTGTAACGATTTTTGGGCTGCTTGGGGGAATGTTTTTGCAATTTTTAATCGAGCAGGGGTATAGCTTTCATTCATTGCTGCTTTTTGAGGAGGATATAGATTTATTTAGAATCTCACTCTACTTTGTGGATTATCCGCTTTTGTTTGAACGCGTGAGCGAGCGCTCATGCTATATATTTGTGAAAGATTTGTTGCATAAGGAATTTGTGCAGCATTATTTCACGCATAGGCGCATTACAAATAATTTTTTGCGCCTTGAATTGCAGCTTTATGATAGCCCAAAGATTAAGCAAGTCCAAGAAAGTGTCGCGCAGGCTTATGCGATTAATTCGCGCGGTTGGGGGAGCTTTGATGATGAGATGATAGGGGTGAGAAATACTTTTTCAAATCTAGGCACAGATTCTATAAGCAAATATCCTATTTTGCACCTGCCAAAACGCGTAAATGCGCCAATATGCGTGGTAGGAAATGGCGCGAGTTTAGATGCCTTGCTGCCTTTTATTAAGCAAAATGCTAAGAGAATGATTATTTTTAGCTGTGGCACGGCGCTAAAGCCGCTTAAAAATGCGGGCATTGCGCCTGATTTTCAAATAGAGATTGAGCGCATTTCATATTTGAAAGAAGTGTTAGAATCTGCTCCTTTAGGCGATACTACGCTTTTGTGTGGGAATATGGTGCAGCCTAATGCGCTAAGCCTTGCCAAAGAGGCGTATTTATTTATGCGCGGGGGGAGTGCGAGCGCGTATTTTGGCGACTCAAAAACTATTATTGAGTTTGCAGCGCCTTATGTGGGCAATGCTGGGTTTGCGCTAGCGTGTTTATTGAGCGAAGAGGTGATTATTTGCGGGCTTGATTGTGGTTATATTGAGGGTAAAACTAAGCACGCAAGCGGCTCATTTTACGGAGATGAGCAGAGTAATATCCCTAAAAATGCCTATGAAGTGCAGGGCAATGGGAGCAAAAGGGTATATGCAGATGCGCTCTTTTCGCTCTCAAGCGCTATGATGAGCAGGGCGGTGAATGCGTTTAAGCCAAAGGTGGTGATTAATTTAGGAGAGGGGGCGTATATTCAAGGCACGCGCGCGGTGAGTAGTGAGGATTTTACTTTGCGCGAGATTGATAAATCCACTTTTATAGCTCAATTGAAAGGCTTTATGTGTGCGGATAAGGCTAAGATTTTTAGTTATAGTGGATTCTATGAGGAGGAAATAAACGCCTATAAACAAGCGATTTTAAATATGCTGCGCAAAGGTGTGAATGGCGAGCATAGGGGCGTGGCGAATAAAAAAGAGCTATTTTTGCGCATTGATAGCCTTTATGCACTAAGTCTTAAAAAATCAGCGAGTATACCATTTGTGGGGGTGCTATTTGAGGGGAGTATTTCGCATATTTTGCACACACTTATGCTCTGCGCGCTGCACATACCTCATGATGATATTGCGCTTTTTTACGCGCGGAGCGTGGAGATGATAGAATCTGGCTTAAACAAAATGGTGATGAGTTACAAAATGCTAGTGGCTTCACTCCAAAGATAG
- the mnmA gene encoding tRNA 2-thiouridine(34) synthase MnmA, with translation MKVALLMSGGVDSSYCAHLLSSQGYEVIGLYLKLHDKEKKHNIFIKNCQQVSERLGIAFEVVDLREAFKQNVYDSFVRSYKEGQTPNPCAICNPLMKFGLGLQKADELGCDYIATGHYAQIKEVEGIKRIAKAVDDTKDQSYFLYALPQEAIDRIIFPLGGFYKEDVKKTALNLLPFLGTLQTYKESQEICFVEESYIDILKLHEKVDEEGIVRDTQGKAVGKHKGYMHYTIGKRKGFSVFGSHEPHYVKAINPLSNEIVVGTKEELAVDSIKALNKSLPQAFNGGVYDVKVRYRSVPLKAQIDIDGDYIHAQLLESAYGVAQGQALVLYQGDCVLGGGVITQAQ, from the coding sequence ATGAAAGTTGCACTTCTTATGAGCGGGGGCGTGGATAGCTCTTATTGCGCCCATCTGCTTTCATCACAAGGATATGAAGTTATAGGGCTTTATCTCAAATTACATGATAAAGAGAAAAAACATAATATTTTTATTAAAAATTGCCAGCAGGTGAGCGAGCGTCTAGGCATTGCCTTTGAGGTGGTGGATTTGCGCGAGGCATTTAAGCAAAATGTATATGATAGCTTTGTGCGCTCCTACAAAGAGGGACAGACGCCAAACCCCTGCGCTATTTGCAATCCTTTAATGAAATTTGGTTTGGGACTGCAGAAAGCTGATGAGCTAGGCTGTGACTATATCGCCACAGGACATTATGCGCAGATTAAAGAAGTAGAGGGCATTAAGCGCATTGCAAAAGCCGTAGATGATACCAAAGACCAAAGCTATTTCCTTTACGCGCTGCCACAAGAAGCCATCGATAGGATTATTTTCCCTCTTGGTGGATTCTATAAAGAAGATGTGAAAAAAACAGCACTTAACCTCCTGCCCTTTCTTGGCACGCTACAAACCTATAAAGAATCACAAGAAATCTGCTTTGTGGAGGAGAGCTACATTGATATTTTAAAACTGCATGAAAAGGTTGATGAAGAGGGCATTGTGCGCGATACACAAGGCAAGGCTGTAGGCAAGCACAAAGGCTATATGCACTACACTATCGGTAAGCGCAAGGGCTTTAGTGTCTTTGGCTCTCATGAACCGCACTATGTGAAAGCGATTAATCCGCTAAGTAATGAAATTGTCGTTGGCACAAAAGAAGAGCTTGCTGTAGATTCTATAAAAGCGCTCAATAAAAGCCTCCCGCAAGCCTTTAATGGCGGTGTGTATGATGTGAAAGTGCGCTATCGCAGTGTGCCGCTTAAAGCACAAATTGACATAGATGGCGATTATATCCACGCCCAACTTTTAGAATCTGCCTATGGCGTAGCGCAAGGACAAGCCTTAGTGCTGTATCAGGGTGATTGCGTGCTAGGCGGCGGGGTGATTACTCAAGCGCAATAG
- a CDS encoding KH domain-containing protein, with the protein MVEDFIKEYAKKIANNPEAIQIQIQDAEDNTREIIILADAQDVGRLIGRDGKMVGSLKTFISGTKAKDGKNYRIAIQAH; encoded by the coding sequence ATGGTCGAAGATTTTATTAAAGAATATGCGAAAAAAATTGCAAATAATCCCGAAGCGATACAAATCCAAATTCAAGATGCAGAAGACAACACACGCGAAATCATTATCCTAGCTGACGCTCAAGATGTGGGGCGTCTCATTGGACGAGATGGCAAAATGGTGGGCTCGCTTAAGACTTTTATCTCTGGCACAAAAGCCAAAGATGGCAAAAATTACAGAATAGCCATACAAGCTCATTAA
- a CDS encoding aminopeptidase P family protein has translation MTDTYLTLNENAQYYECGFSCDNALLVRVGDMVFFITDSRYTLEARQYCTKHTQVIESSDFIQSACDVLKSLHVKTIVFNPNELSLSLYEGLKNKLSDIKCELLAQANFHQKLRVIKSEKEIALIAKSQKLNKKAFKHFGDYISAHLHKKLNEAELHYRATQFLSHFGKYALSFEPIVGINANAAKPHALPSKKCVLAKNDMLLFDAGIKYKRYCSDMTRTAAVHGNNGNINFHKSQKFKNKKHARIYEIVLKAQERAISQARSGMSGREIDALARDVIEKSGYGKYFVHSTGHGVGLDIHELPRISRLSEEIIEDGMVFSIEPGIYLSGEFGVRIEDLVVMKNGRAEIL, from the coding sequence ATGACAGATACTTATCTCACACTCAATGAAAATGCCCAATATTATGAATGCGGCTTTAGTTGCGATAATGCGCTGCTTGTGCGCGTGGGCGATATGGTGTTTTTTATTACAGATTCTCGCTATACCCTTGAGGCAAGGCAGTATTGCACAAAGCACACGCAGGTTATAGAATCTAGCGATTTTATTCAAAGCGCGTGTGATGTGCTAAAAAGCTTACATGTTAAAACCATAGTGTTTAATCCTAATGAATTGAGTTTAAGCTTGTATGAGGGGCTTAAAAATAAGCTTAGCGACATTAAATGCGAGCTTTTAGCGCAGGCAAATTTCCACCAAAAGCTAAGAGTGATAAAAAGTGAAAAAGAAATTGCACTCATTGCTAAATCACAAAAACTCAATAAAAAAGCCTTTAAGCACTTTGGCGATTACATTAGCGCGCATTTGCATAAAAAGCTAAATGAGGCGGAGCTGCATTATCGTGCTACGCAGTTTTTGAGCCATTTTGGCAAGTATGCTTTAAGCTTTGAGCCAATCGTTGGCATTAATGCAAACGCGGCTAAACCCCATGCGCTGCCCTCAAAAAAATGTGTGCTAGCCAAAAATGATATGTTGCTCTTTGATGCGGGCATAAAATATAAGCGATATTGCTCTGATATGACGCGCACAGCCGCAGTGCATGGAAATAATGGCAATATAAATTTTCATAAATCACAAAAGTTTAAAAATAAAAAGCACGCGCGTATTTATGAGATTGTCCTAAAGGCGCAAGAGAGGGCTATTTCGCAGGCTAGGAGTGGTATGAGCGGCAGGGAGATTGATGCATTAGCGCGCGATGTGATAGAAAAAAGCGGCTATGGCAAATATTTTGTGCATAGCACAGGGCATGGCGTTGGGCTTGATATACATGAATTGCCGCGCATATCGCGTTTGAGCGAGGAGATTATAGAAGATGGTATGGTGTTTTCTATAGAGCCGGGCATTTATCTTTCTGGCGAATTTGGCGTGAGGATTGAAGATTTGGTGGTTATGAAAAATGGGCGCGCGGAGATTTTGTAA
- the rpsP gene encoding 30S ribosomal protein S16, whose product MATVIRLTKMGRKKKPFYRIVVTDSRKKRDGGWIESLGYYNPLVEPILVKYDAQRLEYWKSVGAKMSERVAKLTSK is encoded by the coding sequence ATGGCAACAGTAATCAGACTCACAAAAATGGGACGCAAAAAGAAACCTTTTTATCGTATTGTAGTAACAGATTCTCGCAAAAAGCGTGATGGGGGCTGGATAGAATCTCTAGGATATTATAATCCCTTAGTGGAGCCAATCTTAGTTAAATATGACGCGCAAAGACTAGAATACTGGAAAAGTGTGGGGGCAAAAATGAGTGAAAGGGTGGCAAAGCTCACTTCAAAATAA
- a CDS encoding adenylosuccinate synthase, with product MADVIVGIQWGDEGKGKIVDALAKEYDYVVRYQGGHNAGHTIVVDSQKIALHLLPSGILYSHCKNVIGNGVVINLNALLDEMSAFKDLEGRLFISDKAHIILPYHEILDKAREKSLQQTAIGTTGKGIGPCYTDKIARHGVRITDLKHLELLRSKIESIHAQMQYVQSLYGVELPSVDSVMAHIESIAPKILPFVVDSAQLLWSAQAQGKKILCEGAQGSMLDIDHGTYPFVTSSTTIAAGACSGSGLAPRDIHSVIGIAKAYCTRVGNGAFPTEEKGDIGHRIREVGKEFGTTTGRARRCGWFDALAVRYACRLNGCDSISLMKLDVLDGFECVKVCVGYEYEGKEIDYVPTDYEGVKPIYKVFEGWDKTSHVREFSALPQAAKLYIQELEKLIGVRIAMISTSPERADIIRR from the coding sequence ATGGCTGATGTGATTGTGGGGATTCAGTGGGGTGATGAGGGCAAGGGCAAGATTGTTGATGCCTTAGCAAAAGAGTATGATTATGTCGTGCGCTATCAGGGTGGGCATAATGCAGGGCATACTATTGTTGTAGATTCTCAAAAAATTGCCCTTCACCTGCTGCCCTCTGGTATTTTGTATAGCCATTGCAAAAATGTTATCGGTAATGGCGTGGTGATTAACCTTAATGCATTGCTTGATGAAATGAGCGCATTTAAGGACTTAGAGGGACGATTGTTTATAAGCGATAAGGCACATATTATTTTGCCCTACCATGAGATATTAGACAAGGCGCGCGAGAAAAGTTTGCAGCAAACGGCTATAGGCACTACAGGCAAGGGCATAGGACCATGCTATACAGATAAGATTGCCCGACATGGCGTGCGCATTACGGATTTAAAACATTTAGAGTTACTAAGAAGCAAGATAGAATCCATTCACGCACAAATGCAGTATGTGCAAAGCCTCTATGGCGTGGAATTACCTAGCGTAGATTCTGTAATGGCGCATATAGAATCTATTGCGCCTAAGATTTTGCCTTTTGTAGTGGATAGCGCGCAGCTTTTGTGGAGCGCTCAAGCGCAGGGTAAAAAGATTTTGTGCGAAGGCGCGCAGGGCAGTATGCTTGATATTGACCATGGCACTTATCCTTTTGTAACTAGCTCGACTACTATCGCCGCAGGAGCGTGTAGCGGCAGTGGGTTAGCTCCGCGCGATATTCATAGTGTGATTGGCATTGCAAAGGCGTATTGCACAAGGGTTGGCAATGGCGCTTTCCCCACTGAAGAAAAGGGCGACATAGGCCATAGAATCCGCGAAGTGGGTAAAGAGTTTGGCACGACGACAGGCAGAGCGCGCCGTTGCGGGTGGTTTGATGCGCTAGCTGTGCGCTATGCGTGTAGGCTTAATGGCTGTGATAGCATAAGCCTTATGAAACTTGATGTGCTTGATGGATTTGAATGCGTTAAAGTATGCGTGGGGTATGAGTATGAGGGCAAAGAGATAGATTATGTGCCAACTGATTATGAGGGCGTTAAGCCTATTTACAAGGTATTTGAGGGTTGGGATAAAACAAGCCATGTGCGTGAATTTAGCGCCCTGCCTCAAGCAGCCAAGCTATACATACAAGAGCTTGAAAAGCTTATTGGCGTGCGTATAGCGATGATTTCTACATCACCAGAGCGGGCAGATATTATTAGGCGCTAA
- the trmD gene encoding tRNA (guanosine(37)-N1)-methyltransferase TrmD yields the protein MHFSFLTLFPALIESYFQDSILKRAISNGLISTECVNIRDYALDKYKKVDEPPISGGAGQVIKADVLERALQSVANAHVIVLSPCGKPFKHNDALRLSHKSHISFVCGRYEGIDERVIEKYAHEIFSVGDFVLTGGELPALMLCDSIARHIQGVLGNADSLKEESFAHYLLEAPAFAKISPKNMQFSKAPSVYSKGNHNIICDLKKRLAICKTKYFRPDLYRAYRAFVEPEQTKKKG from the coding sequence ATGCACTTTTCTTTCCTCACACTTTTCCCAGCGCTTATAGAATCTTATTTCCAAGATTCTATACTAAAGCGCGCTATTAGCAATGGACTAATAAGCACAGAGTGCGTAAATATCCGCGATTACGCGCTTGATAAATACAAAAAAGTTGATGAGCCACCAATTAGCGGTGGTGCTGGACAGGTGATAAAAGCTGATGTGCTAGAGAGGGCGCTGCAAAGTGTGGCAAATGCTCATGTGATTGTCCTAAGTCCATGTGGCAAGCCTTTTAAGCATAATGACGCGCTGCGCCTAAGCCACAAAAGCCATATAAGTTTTGTGTGTGGCAGATATGAGGGCATTGATGAGCGTGTGATTGAAAAATATGCGCATGAAATCTTTAGTGTGGGTGATTTTGTCCTAACAGGCGGGGAATTGCCCGCTTTAATGCTTTGTGATAGCATCGCGCGACATATTCAAGGCGTGCTAGGCAATGCAGATTCTCTTAAAGAAGAGAGCTTTGCGCATTATTTACTTGAAGCGCCTGCTTTTGCAAAAATTTCTCCCAAAAATATGCAATTTTCTAAAGCCCCTTCAGTGTATTCAAAGGGAAACCATAATATAATCTGCGATTTAAAAAAACGCTTGGCAATATGCAAGACAAAGTATTTTAGACCGGACTTGTATCGCGCATATCGCGCCTTTGTAGAGCCAGAGCAGACAAAAAAGAAAGGGTAA
- a CDS encoding ATP phosphoribosyltransferase regulatory subunit — translation MLTQKRFCDIILPFLNDTHRYCLKGLVVILEHELPQGSKLYFDTSAKLKRDIESCAIRAFYENDYKEIVTPTFTFLEHQGDIFNRDIVRLSSESNHQISLRYDTTIDAMRIITKRITRSSEHKKWFYIQPVFSYPTTEIHQIGAEHLGGESLSPVMCLGVGIIQELGLKPYLQISNMKIPLLCAQHSGVDIQVFASQEAGKLLEMEGYIADLVYVKTKQDVQKAIKNAPSFLKDELERLLECASYCEYEKSIFSPLAFTPSSYYGDLFFRMFMGNATLLQGGKYSVGEQYSCGFAIYTDAVVKCLC, via the coding sequence ATGCTCACTCAAAAACGATTTTGTGATATAATCTTGCCTTTTTTGAATGACACACATAGATATTGCTTAAAAGGTTTAGTCGTGATTTTAGAGCATGAATTGCCGCAAGGAAGTAAATTATATTTTGACACATCAGCCAAATTAAAGCGCGATATAGAATCTTGCGCAATTAGGGCATTTTATGAGAATGATTATAAGGAGATTGTAACGCCCACTTTTACTTTTTTAGAGCATCAGGGCGACATTTTTAATCGCGATATTGTGCGCTTAAGCAGTGAGAGCAATCATCAAATTTCTTTGCGTTATGATACGACTATTGATGCTATGCGTATTATCACAAAGCGCATTACACGCAGCAGCGAGCATAAAAAATGGTTTTATATCCAGCCAGTTTTTAGCTACCCTACTACTGAAATTCACCAAATTGGCGCGGAGCATTTGGGCGGGGAGAGCTTATCGCCAGTTATGTGCTTGGGAGTGGGAATTATACAGGAGCTAGGATTAAAGCCATATTTGCAAATTTCAAATATGAAAATTCCGCTACTTTGCGCGCAGCATAGCGGGGTAGATATACAAGTATTTGCCTCACAAGAGGCAGGCAAGCTTTTAGAAATGGAGGGCTATATCGCGGATTTAGTGTATGTTAAAACTAAGCAAGATGTGCAGAAAGCCATTAAAAACGCGCCATCATTTTTAAAAGATGAATTAGAGCGATTACTAGAGTGCGCGAGTTATTGTGAGTATGAAAAAAGTATTTTTTCTCCCCTTGCTTTCACGCCTAGTTCGTATTATGGGGATTTATTTTTTAGAATGTTTATGGGCAACGCGACTTTATTGCAAGGTGGCAAGTATAGCGTAGGCGAGCAGTATTCGTGCGGCTTTGCTATCTATACAGATGCTGTGGTTAAATGTTTATGCTAA